Below is a window of Arabidopsis thaliana chromosome 2, partial sequence DNA.
ttttcgcatattttggttatttttgatatttttatatgttttcggTATTTCGAGTATTTCTACTGTTaaataacttttaattatttagtttataaataattaatatttttgaaaatataattatattatatttcggatattttcggttatccaaaatattttgatttgtaactattcggttttggttctttCGGTTATAGAATTTAATATCCGTTtggttattttcaaatttttggtttggtttagttttttttgcatcGGTTTCGGTTTGGTACATTCGGTTCAGTTTATTTGCCTAGGCTTAAGTTTTCTTGATAAGAAATTTTAGGCCcatgtttttatatagattttagttttgaaagtAGTTTGGTTGGGTTAGACCcatatctaattttaattttgttaagtaGATGAGATGACATAGAAAAATGGTAAGCTTTTATTGGTCAACGTAAATAAGGTGTATTAATCGAAATGTTCTGATtggttgttgattttaatGAGGTGTCATGCTGAGAACACTTAAAAAAGCTGATGTGTCAGCGCATGAGAGacttttagagtttttatgttgttgataagttttaatttcaaaagatATTTTACTAATCAATCTTAGGGTTTGGGAACTCATTCATCTTATATACCAAGTTCTGAAACAATGTCAAATCATTGACCAACCTGTCGGCTCTTCCTGCCTTCAACTTTTGACCTTGTCACGTCTTTGAACGCAAGATCAAAttagatataacaaaattcgatttttGAACGCAATATcagaaatataattaaagtCCCAAATTGTATCCTATGAGTATAAAATTCTCAAGCATACAATCCAAAGATATTGAACGCTtagtattaatttaaattctGATTACATCATTTACGTGTATGACGTAAACGAATcaaataattcaaacaaaaaaaagagataaaataaaCGAATCCATTATCAAAACGATGATCGTACACCAATATATATCTCAagaatcaaaaaaattgttggacATAACTCGacatacaaatataaaataatatttagagTATAAAACGTCAAAATGTGACTCTTCATATCTCtagtattaaattatatatatatatataaataaatagaattaAAATCCGAAGGTGTCTCTTGAATCATCTGGTCAGTGCATTGAGTTTTAGGTCAAGGCCAATGTCCATTCCGTTGTAAGCAATAGGCGCATACATCCATAGATCATCAGAGCTCAATAACTGTATAACATAACATTATTCATTATAACCAATATTTAATTCTCTATCTTTAATTGATACAATATTTTCTAtggtttaatttatattataagcATTGAGAACCTAACGTACCTTAATTTGGAGCTGTAGAAATTTGACGTATTGTACTGCTTCTTCCAACATCGTGCTAATATCAACCTGATACATACATATTTAACACATTTAATTTACTTAGTAATCATGAAACGAAATGAGTAAAAAGTGATGTGGTTACGTAGTAATAAATAAGTTTgcatggaaaaaaaaaggtttgcaTGAATGAAAGACATATGTACCTTTGTTCCATTAGGGACGAGATGTTGCAAAATCCTTAGCCTCTCGTTtatcctctctcttcttttctgcACCATCATACAATGGactttgtttaattgtttcagctatcataataaattttgttatgtttgtacAATGCATATACATAAGACTCATCATCACATTTGTGTACATGTTTGAATAACATCGAAGCcttaatttttaaagtttatgtGTAAATTACCCTTGCGTAAAGGCTTTGAGGATCTGTGGCCGCGCCGCGGCTGGCCCTAGTCTTGCCGTTGAGGTTGAGAGCCTTAGAGTCCTCGCCATCTTCTTTGGACAAGAAAGTGTCTCCACCGTTTGATTCGTCATCCGAACAACAAGTCTTTTGCGGCTTAAGTGGTTTGGTCTTTCTCTTCCCCGCAGCCTTCTCCGTATATTCTTCTTCGCCGCTATTTTCATTTTCGCCACTCATCTCTACGCATTTCTGGCTCCTTCGTGCCTTGTTGgctctcttgttcttctgatttggtttcaagaacattaaaatatttagaattatgGTTTCggctgaaaaaaaaaaaaaacgtttgtACAACTTACATCAGTTGTTGTGGCACGCGTCCTCTTCTTTGAACTCTCACATTGGTTGAACATTTTCTCATCAGTGGTCGTGGTCAAGGAGTTCTCAGGCTGTAGCATACTATGGTCGTGGTTTTCTGCGACAGTCTCCAAAGGCAAGAGGCTTTTACCGGAGTATTCCGTCGCATCACATTCACTTGTCTCTTCACCAACAAGGTACAAGTTCGTGTTGATTGTCGCGTCCTCCATCCcattgttatcttcttcttgccGTGGCATCGCCGCGCAGTAACCACTATAACTACTGCTCTCCTGAGAGAAGCAAAAGCCACCATTCCATTGAGAACCCTGGTGGT
It encodes the following:
- a CDS encoding basic helix-loop-helix (bHLH) DNA-binding superfamily protein (basic helix-loop-helix (bHLH) DNA-binding superfamily protein; FUNCTIONS IN: sequence-specific DNA binding transcription factor activity; BEST Arabidopsis thaliana protein match is: ROOT HAIR DEFECTIVE 6-LIKE 2 (TAIR:AT4G33880.1); Has 30201 Blast hits to 17322 proteins in 780 species: Archae - 12; Bacteria - 1396; Metazoa - 17338; Fungi - 3422; Plants - 5037; Viruses - 0; Other Eukaryotes - 2996 (source: NCBI BLink).), giving the protein MEAMGEWSTGLGGIYTEEADFMNQLLASYEQPCGGSSSETTATLTAYHHQGSQWNGGFCFSQESSSYSGYCAAMPRQEEDNNGMEDATINTNLYLVGEETSECDATEYSGKSLLPLETVAENHDHSMLQPENSLTTTTDEKMFNQCESSKKRTRATTTDKNKRANKARRSQKCVEMSGENENSGEEEYTEKAAGKRKTKPLKPQKTCCSDDESNGGDTFLSKEDGEDSKALNLNGKTRASRGAATDPQSLYARVIYT
- a CDS encoding basic helix-loop-helix (bHLH) DNA-binding superfamily protein (basic helix-loop-helix (bHLH) DNA-binding superfamily protein; FUNCTIONS IN: sequence-specific DNA binding transcription factor activity; INVOLVED IN: regulation of transcription; LOCATED IN: nucleus; CONTAINS InterPro DOMAIN/s: Helix-loop-helix DNA-binding domain (InterPro:IPR001092), Helix-loop-helix DNA-binding (InterPro:IPR011598); BEST Arabidopsis thaliana protein match is: ROOT HAIR DEFECTIVE 6-LIKE 2 (TAIR:AT4G33880.1).); the encoded protein is MEAMGEWSTGLGGIYTEEADFMNQLLASYEQPCGGSSSETTATLTAYHHQGSQWNGGFCFSQESSSYSGYCAAMPRQEEDNNGMEDATINTNLYLVGEETSECDATEYSGKSLLPLETVAENHDHSMLQPENSLTTTTDEKMFNQCESSKKRTRATTTDKNKRANKARRSQKCVEMSGENENSGEEEYTEKAAGKRKTKPLKPQKTCCSDDESNGGDTFLSKEDGEDSKALNLNGKTRASRGAATDPQSLYARLKQLNKVHCMMVQKRRERINERLRILQHLVPNGTKVDISTMLEEAVQYVKFLQLQIKLLSSDDLWMYAPIAYNGMDIGLDLKLNALTR
- a CDS encoding basic helix-loop-helix (bHLH) DNA-binding superfamily protein (basic helix-loop-helix (bHLH) DNA-binding superfamily protein; FUNCTIONS IN: sequence-specific DNA binding transcription factor activity; INVOLVED IN: regulation of transcription; LOCATED IN: nucleus; CONTAINS InterPro DOMAIN/s: Helix-loop-helix DNA-binding domain (InterPro:IPR001092), Helix-loop-helix DNA-binding (InterPro:IPR011598); BEST Arabidopsis thaliana protein match is: ROOT HAIR DEFECTIVE 6-LIKE 2 (TAIR:AT4G33880.1); Has 35333 Blast hits to 34131 proteins in 2444 species: Archae - 798; Bacteria - 22429; Metazoa - 974; Fungi - 991; Plants - 531; Viruses - 0; Other Eukaryotes - 9610 (source: NCBI BLink).) — its product is MEAMGEWSTGLGGIYTEEADFMNQLLASYEQPCGGSSSETTATLTAYHHQGSQWNGGFCFSQESSSYSGYCAAMPRQEEDNNGMEDATINTNLYLVGEETSECDATEYSGKSLLPLETVAENHDHSMLQPENSLTTTTDEKMFNQCESSKKRTRATTTDKNKRANKARRSQKCVEMSGENENSGEEEYTEKAAGKRKTKPLKPQKTCCSDDESNGGDTFLSKEDGEDSKALNLNGKTRASRGAATDPQSLYARKRRERINERLRILQHLVPNGTKVDISTMLEEAVQYVKFLQLQIKLLSSDDLWMYAPIAYNGMDIGLDLKLNALTR